A genomic stretch from Chaetodon auriga isolate fChaAug3 chromosome 17, fChaAug3.hap1, whole genome shotgun sequence includes:
- the trnau1apa gene encoding tRNA selenocysteine 1-associated protein 1 isoform X1 translates to MLARANLKVRLNLKRTFSVNSHWNIHTHRNTMSTLWMGNLESYMDEKFITRAFATMGEQVINVRIIRNKMTGGALGYCFVEMTDEATAERCLRKINGKALPGASPPTRFKLNRATFGKQDSGQMYSLFVGDLTPEVDDGMLYEFFYNRYPSCRGGKVVLDSMGNSKGCGFVQFPDERLQKRALEECQGAVGLSGKPLRLSLAASKNRQQQQSEHRSWQSSSGYRNNYEQYNQYQQQADPGYYSWGYDQPGGGYGYTYQQYDYTQYPPPQESEESQDDGLEDPSLELDVVEANRKFMELSEELYDALIECHWQSAEFCTEQDYVIASLPEPIYC, encoded by the exons ATGTTAGCACGTGCAAATTTGAAGGTTCGGCTTAATTTAAAACGTACGTTTTCAGTAAATTCACATTGGAATATTCACACCCACCGAAACACCATGAGCACGTTATGGATGGGGAAC CTAGAGTCCTACATGGATGAAAAGTTTATCACCCGAGCCTTTGCCACCATGGGTGAGCAGGTGATTAATGTGCGGATCATACGCAACAAGATGACGGG GGGTGCTCTGGGTTACTGTTTTGTGGAGATGACAGACGAGGCCACAGCTGAGAGGTGTCTCCGCAAAATCAATGGAAAAGCCTTACCAGGAGCCAGTCCA CCCACAAGATTCAAGTTAAACCGAGCCACTTTTGGGAAACAAGACAGCGG TCAGATGTATTCTCTATTTGTGGGAGATCTAACTCCAGAAGTGGATGATGGAATGCTATATGAGTTCTTTTACAACCGCTACCCTTCCTGTCGTGGTGGAAAAGTGGTGCTGGACAGCATGGGCAACTCCAA AGGCTGTGGCTTTGTTCAGTTCCCTGATGAGCGACTGCAGAAGCGCGCATTAGAGGAGTGTCAGGGTGCTGTAGGACTGAGTGGTAAACCTCTGAGACTAAGCCTGGCTGCCAGCAA gaacaggcagcagcagcagtcagagcaCAGATCATGGCAGTCCAGCTCAGGATACAGAAACAACTATGAGCAGTACAATCAGTACCAGCAGCAGGCTGATCCTGGGTATTACTCCTGGGGCTACGACCAGCCTGGAGGCGGTTATGGCTACACCTATCAGCAGTATGATTACACACAGTATCCCCCACCACAG gaaAGTGAAGAAAGTCAGGATGATGGACTTGAAG ATCCCAGTCTCGAGCTGGATGTGGTGGAGGCCAACAGGAAGTTCATGGAGCTCAGTGAGGAACTGTATGATGCTCTGATCGAGTGCCACTGGCAGTCAGCAGAGTTCTGTACAGAACAGGACTATGTGATCGCCAGCCTACCAGAGCCCATTTATTGCTGA
- the trnau1apa gene encoding tRNA selenocysteine 1-associated protein 1 isoform X2, translating into MLARANLKVRLNLKRTFSVNSHWNIHTHRNTMSTLWMGNLESYMDEKFITRAFATMGEQVINVRIIRNKMTGGALGYCFVEMTDEATAERCLRKINGKALPGASPPTRFKLNRATFGKQDSGQMYSLFVGDLTPEVDDGMLYEFFYNRYPSCRGGKVVLDSMGNSKGCGFVQFPDERLQKRALEECQGAVGLSGKPLRLSLAASNLRNRQQQQSEHRSWQSSSGYRNNYEQYNQYQQQADPGYYSWGYDQPGGGYGYTYQQYDYTQYPPPQESEESQDDGLEDPSLELDVVEANRKFMELSEELYDALIECHWQSAEFCTEQDYVIASLPEPIYC; encoded by the exons ATGTTAGCACGTGCAAATTTGAAGGTTCGGCTTAATTTAAAACGTACGTTTTCAGTAAATTCACATTGGAATATTCACACCCACCGAAACACCATGAGCACGTTATGGATGGGGAAC CTAGAGTCCTACATGGATGAAAAGTTTATCACCCGAGCCTTTGCCACCATGGGTGAGCAGGTGATTAATGTGCGGATCATACGCAACAAGATGACGGG GGGTGCTCTGGGTTACTGTTTTGTGGAGATGACAGACGAGGCCACAGCTGAGAGGTGTCTCCGCAAAATCAATGGAAAAGCCTTACCAGGAGCCAGTCCA CCCACAAGATTCAAGTTAAACCGAGCCACTTTTGGGAAACAAGACAGCGG TCAGATGTATTCTCTATTTGTGGGAGATCTAACTCCAGAAGTGGATGATGGAATGCTATATGAGTTCTTTTACAACCGCTACCCTTCCTGTCGTGGTGGAAAAGTGGTGCTGGACAGCATGGGCAACTCCAA AGGCTGTGGCTTTGTTCAGTTCCCTGATGAGCGACTGCAGAAGCGCGCATTAGAGGAGTGTCAGGGTGCTGTAGGACTGAGTGGTAAACCTCTGAGACTAAGCCTGGCTGCCAGCAA TTTAAggaacaggcagcagcagcagtcagagcaCAGATCATGGCAGTCCAGCTCAGGATACAGAAACAACTATGAGCAGTACAATCAGTACCAGCAGCAGGCTGATCCTGGGTATTACTCCTGGGGCTACGACCAGCCTGGAGGCGGTTATGGCTACACCTATCAGCAGTATGATTACACACAGTATCCCCCACCACAG gaaAGTGAAGAAAGTCAGGATGATGGACTTGAAG ATCCCAGTCTCGAGCTGGATGTGGTGGAGGCCAACAGGAAGTTCATGGAGCTCAGTGAGGAACTGTATGATGCTCTGATCGAGTGCCACTGGCAGTCAGCAGAGTTCTGTACAGAACAGGACTATGTGATCGCCAGCCTACCAGAGCCCATTTATTGCTGA